The Anomalospiza imberbis isolate Cuckoo-Finch-1a 21T00152 chromosome Z, ASM3175350v1, whole genome shotgun sequence genomic interval TAGAGTACGATTTATGAAACACCCTCCTCATTATACTGCACGACACAGGCAAAGCCCCTGCAGATCAGCAACTGGCTGGTCTccaagaggaggaaaaggaggggcTACCCAGTCCAGCCTCTTGTGCATAGTAGCATGAACTGGCCTCCTTCCACCCACCTATCTTTGAGCCCAACCTCCAGCTACCCTTTGCTGCACAACTGTGGTCATTTCACTGATGAGCTGTAAGAAAATAGTATTAAATACTGACAGAGTGAGCAAGGATTATGTATTTAGATTCCCTTTAGAGGAGAATCTGGAAGACAGTTTCAGGACTAGATTCACTCTggaatttgttttgcttttgctttgtagCAAAAGAGATCATCTTAAATATGAAGGATTTCATATGCAAAAATGGAGCAGGAAATTCATGTTCCACAAATGCCAAGAAAGGCTGTTCAGCCCTAGAGTTGCAGAAACTGGACATTCCCAGCAAACTCTGGCAAGCTGTGCCTGGTTATGGAGATCACAGGAGTGCGAGAAGGAAACCCAGGACTATGAGAGGCGAGCAATGATGGTTGTTAAACTGAAGCTAGTCcggataaaaaaaaaatcagataaaaaTTCTTGTAAACAAGTTATTTGAGTCCCTGAAGgtattaattttcaaaaagtTCTACAAAGCAAGAAGTAGCTTTGCCCCAgtctaaaaaacaaaaaaatcttcaatTGGGTGTTTACTTATAACCAAGCTGGCAAAAGCTAGCAGTCATGGTTCCATCACTATCAGAACTTCTGAGAAAAAGTCTCATCTACAGCATATGTCAACAATGTCTTTCCAGGAACAGGTACATTTACCCATCGACCTTTTTGTACTGATAATTCaaagagacaatttttttttctctgatgtgTTGTAAAAAACAACTTAGCTTCAATTAAGTTTCTGTTTCTGGACAGTTATTCTTGCATACaaaagctttttaaataaaGGAAAGATGAGTAAGAAATTGCTATAATCCCAAAGCTAGTAGAAACTATGAAAAACAACCATTAGATACAACTACAGATGCCTTAAAATCTgtatagatatatatagataAATATCAGTTACATTCTTTTTATCATTcctagtaattattttttttccattgctaGCAATGACTTTTCCAGTTACTTTTCTTTACTTAATTTTAGGAAAACATATGTGGGTGTTTTATTCAGGAATACCCAAAAGATGGTCATTTCTATAGGATATTTATTGGAATTATATAATAGCATTTGGATGGTGGAAGAATTCTTGCCAGAAGAGCAATTTCCTGAGGTGTATTAAAAATACTAGCACTTAATATTAACACTTAGTGCTTGGGATTCATAAATAGACTAGTATTGTTACTTGATATAATATAATTGATGTCTCCTGTGGACATCAATTTCTTGTCTGAAAAAgcacataattttaaaaagacaatgaagGGAAATCAGGGAAGCCAGTCTACACTTTTCTAAATCTCTTAATGGACGATGTTAAAGACAGGGtaactcctttaaaaaaattacacttgCCAGTAAGGCATCATTGATTCATAAActggaaatatttcaaatgtgCAGCGAATGACATAATTAGCAACAAGAGAAAGGATACAGTGTCCTTTTTTTAGGAATCTGGGCAAttttacttaaatatttttagggaTTTGAGAGGGGAGAAGTATTCAAGTCTATTCAAGCACACCTTTTACATTTTTGCGCTCCCCATACAACAGAATACGACCCAACAGCTCTTCCTTTATCCATTAATTGACATAAGGTCAGGATTAAAAAGTGCCCTatatcaaaaaaaaacccaacccatgTTATCTAGCAGCAATGCGGGATTTGAAAATTGTCCTGAGATTTCCTGCAAGAGCCCTGATGAGTCAAGAGCAGTGCCCAAGATAATTTTTACCCACTTAATGTACACTCCTAGTGGCCCTGCATACAAATTCATGGCAGACTGATTAGCAGCACCAGGTGGTTCAGACAGTGATTTTTATCATGATTCCTACCATTTCACAGTAAACAGACAAATGCAGCTGTATTTCTGGTTTGGACAAACTACTGCCCTTATATACAGTTAAACTACAGGAAACTCAAAGATACTCCATTattgttttcagaaatattaGCTGTGTTTTAAATGAGAGTAGCTGTTAGACCTGCTTTCAAATGAAACAACATTTATGGTATTTTCCTGATTAGGAGATATTTGATGCAAAATACATACTAAATTGCTCAAAACTCCTCActgtttctttctccttttcatgGGACATATTATTAATTTGGCCCTCTCAAAACATCACTAACTCTGTAAGGCccatacaaaataatttctatttgcCATTTCTGCTGGTACATAGTGTCAGTAAGTATAGGGGAGGTGTATCTGCACATACCTTCTGTCTGTAGGGTACAGCTCCACAGTAATGACATCTAGAGAGTTCCACGCTGAGATGGTGAGGCCATTGTAGAGGCACAGCATACCTATCATCATGGATTCACTGGTCCCaaaccacaggaaaaaacaGCTGATGCCAGAAAGAACCATGGAACCACCTAGGTACAAGGCAGGTGAAACAAACATGTAGTGGAATTGTATTTAAAGAACAACCTTTGCTTTGTCTAATATTTCTATGCACACAGTGTAGCTAAATAAGTGACCCAAATATTTGAGTTAAAAACTGAAGAGATCTCCTCTACTGGAAAGGCCAGACAGAAAGACAAATGTTGAAGAAAGGaggtcacagaaaaaaatatgactTCTCACATATCAAAATATATCACAAAGTATAAAGTTGGAAGCCTCTTTGAATTCCCAAAGCAAGATGCCTGAGCAAAACTACCTCCATTATTCTTTGTTCATCATCTTTTGCAATTACATGAAACCTGTTCATATATTATAATAAAAAcgctgcatttattttaatgtgtaTATGTATACATTAAAATCtctatatatgtttatatagagatattttcctagaaaataaagagaatgaACTACCACATAGTTATTTAAGTAAATTGAAAACAGATTTCATATTGTAGACAATCCACAGGAGATACCTTTCAACTGTATTCCTATGCAAAATAGATAACAGACAAAGAACAGCTGATActttccaggagctgctccactAGCTGAGGGTCACCTGTCCacacctttctttcctttcaacTGGAGCAGAGATAAACCAATGGTCATCAGTCTCCAAAATCTCATTCTAAAATCTCATTCTAAATTCCTAGGTTATGGTCTTGTAATATCTGTGGAAGAGCAAGTAGAGGTGGGTACAGATCCCTTTTTTCCCTAGAGTTTGAAAACTGTGGGCTTTTAAAAACAGTATTTATGATGGCACATAAATTATATATCTGCAGAAAGAAagtttttcatttctctagCCAAATTCCTTGAAAAGAGGACATGTTACTTTTGATGTTCCCTGTACCAGAGTGAATCCCCTACCTAGCATCGTTAACCGTCCTATTCTATCCATCAGGAGAGCAGACACAATATTTCCTGGTAACACTGCCAAAGTTCCAAGGAAATTAACAAAGTAGATCCAGTAGGCACTGTAGTCATCATCAAAAGAAATCTGGCATCCTGTCCTGATGTGAAAAAATGTGCAATTTATCAATTCACTGTCAACAAATTTATACTGCTCGAGATctgtggaaagaagaaaaagaataatttcagcTAACAGCCAAATCCATGTGCAacttttgattaaaaatatcTCAATTTCAAGCAAATTTAATGACAACCTGGAGCTTTCACAGCTTTGCAAAAAGGGCACTAGTTACTGCTGGTAATTTTGATAGTTTTTATCTTATTAGAAAAATTTGCAAAGCTCTTGAAAAGGATCAGCTAAAGTCTGGAATTAGGAAGTTATATTACTGTATTTTACCATGCCTGGAGTGTATTTGGTAAGGCCTTTCAGCACCAGTTGGTCTTGCATAAAATGCTCTAGGTATCTGCAAGTTTCTATGACTCAGTCTTTCTCAGTATCAGGCCTTCTATTTTCTGTTGAGACTGTCAATTATGGTCAGTTTTGTTTGACTTCCTTTAAGTGAAATATTCCTGTGGAATTCAGTTTAAACTGATTTTCATTTCTGAGAAGGCCTCATGGTCTTCAGCTTGTCCATAGATGAGTTACACTATGTAGTTAATTCTTCTGCCAATGCCATTCCAGAGAACTAACCCtatattccttttattttcccattcCTCTTGTCAGTCTTATAAACCTGAACCAAGAATACCTTCCTTTCACATGAAGGTCATTGCTTGCTCTGAAACCTAGGTCTGTTACTATTATGACTGCTGTAGTtacaggaaaatgggaaaaagtgCCTCATCTTTTCAACAAGCTTATTTGGTCATGTTCTACTTTCAGTTATGTTTTATTAAACTGGAGAAAAAGGATGTCTTCTGTTTAAACATATGAAAATATGGATTCATATTTTTGTCACAATACTTAGGAGATTGGGAATGAATATAGACTAGGTAATTTGAGTCCTATACTCAGATTCCCCTGCCACAGTAAGCATAGTGAACAAAGTTTCCCACCAGTCCCTTCTGgactaaataaaaatacatagttAAAGCTAccaataaaacagaaaatgcaatttcttCTCTCCAGACTGAATCTCTTCAGAGATGGTTGAAATCacagataaaaaataaatcatttattttgtgaataaaataaagaattcatTTTCTGAGTCAGTATTAGGCCTGCAGTATGTCTTGTGCAGTGAGATCCATTCACTTCTCTGTTGTAACAAGCTAGTTGctttttataaattattattcttattattattatacagAAGGACTTCTTGTATGTCTTATTAGAAATCCAGAAATTATAaatgtaaaatgaaaacatgCAGCTGACCAATGGGTATTTGAGGCTCTCTCTCATACCTGTGTTGTAGAAGGTGGTATTCACAAAAGTACAGTTCCTGAAGTATGTATTCAGTGAAGTAATATCTTCAAAAACACAGTTCTTAAAAAGTGAATCTTCAAAGGTTACTGATTTAAACTTCATCATAATAAACCTGCCCAATACAAAGAATTGCTGTCAATTTACTTTCATAGTTTTGAAATAGCAACAGATGCAGCTATTCAGATCTAAAAAATCTCAACCCCAGTAACAATGGTTCCTTTGATGCATTTTGAAGATGTGATTAATGATTAACTCATTCTAGAATACTATTGTTCAGAAGAAGAATTAGTAAGATAAATAGCAACACATAGTTACTGGCCCAAACTGGtaatataatttatttgatAATATTTCTGTTGTTACTTGTCCTTAATCATCAATCAAAACTAATGTCATGAAATTCTTGAGACAGCTTTGTAAAATCACAATTCGACACTACACCTGGAAACGGGGAGATTACACTTGAGAAATTCAGTCCCTGGGAATAAATAAACACTTGCTAATACCAAcaagatgaaaataaagaatttttaaaagaatcttGGCTTGTCAGAGGAACACACTGGTCACTGAGTTAGGCTCAAATGAAAAACATACTGCtgttaaaaattgttttcacaAAGTGGTTATGACATGAATAAAAAGTTACATTGCCAGTTACACAGCTAGACATCTAACTGTATGTCCTCAGTAATTCTATGCCTGTGGATGCAATTGTAATTATAATTACTATTTAAATAAAGCATAAACAATTTGCTGGCAGcgtttttttatttctgaacatCCTCCTCCCTACTGACTCATTTAACACATagattttttcaaaatataaatagaaaaatcagTGACAAATTATATTACATATAGTAACTTTCTACTCCAATGTCACAAGACTAAAACAATGCTTTTTTGAATGAGGCATTTTTAGTAAAATTCTACCAAATAATATGATTGTGCTAACATTAGCAACCATAACAAATATGTGGAATGGCATCATTATTTTTGGGATGTCTTTTATTTCACATGAAGATGTGGAAAAAAAGGGCAGTTTTTTCTTCCAGACACAGACCCGACCTTATTCTAATCAAACCTAGCTAAGTATTATTCTTACAAGACAAGCAATAGTAGGAATGGGAACACAAAAGATATTCTATCTACATAGCATAGGAATTAAGGAACAGGAATTAAATTCACTCACAGATAAATTTGTTGGAACCACATCTTtatgagaaaggagagaaaaagctAGTAGTATTTACCACAGTAAGTGACTAACTAACTAATGAATTCTCTTTTTGTATTGGTCAGAAGAATAGTGTTTTCAGTCTATTAGTTTTAGTTACTATATCATTTCTCATTTGTGACAGACTGATTAAAATCAGGCTGGGGTTACTCATTATCATTTTTCATACAGCACTTTCCATTCTAAAATCTAGACTAGTTCCAGAGgagaacaaagaaaatacagTGACTCGATTAGTCAGTTGAAACAAAAATGACAGACTACATGTTCTACATTCTTCTGATGCACTTTTAACTTTGTACGGAAGTATGTGACTACATTAAAATTGGTGTCACAATGATTTGAATTAAAACCCAACCGGAAAGCAATGTATCAAAAAGTCAAGTATTGATGGATCTTCTCATTAAGAAAGAACATGAAGGAAACAGTGAGATTGAGGGTGAGTAGGGTATTGAAACATTTATGAAGCAAGGATATCAAATGGGTTCTTAGtcctggaaaatattttgtgaatCCCAAATAACTGTCAGGAGCATATTAAATTTGCATATTTGAAAGAGTAAATTACTAATTTAGCATAAATTAATGCTAGATTTAGTGTTTTACAAGAATATTCTGTTTAAATTGATACAAGCTCAGTTACTGACAGTTCTTTGATTTTAGGAGAACATCTATATTCTGGAAAGGTGTGAGACTTGGAAGATATGGCtattgaaaattaaataatggctgtttttttcttcaatataTAAACCTTTATGTCAAAACTCAAGCACTAGTACTACTACTAAATCATCACAAAATAATCAATTTTATTCACTTACATACAGATTTTTGTATGGAAATAATAATTACTTATTATCATGGCTTCCCACAGACCATTCACATGGTTGTTCTGTACATTTCTTAATAGAAACCAGATACCTAAACCAGCTGTGTTTAATTTTCCCCTAAGTTATCTAGTTATTTGTGAAGTCCAGATATAGCCTTAATATATTTGCCTTtggctaaaaaaaaatctcaaaaggCATTGCCAGAGTGGTGTTTCCCATTTCAGAGCTGTTCATGCTTTTCATTGGTTTACAGTAATGTTtagctttcatttttctgtgatAAGATCCTAACCTCCCAATGTTCACAGAAGCGTCTTTCATCAATTAAAAAGGAGCAGCAACAGAGATAAAAGTACATCTTTGCCCAGCTCCCTACAATATACTGCATATGTTGGATCTGAAAACCTTTGATTCCCACTGTGAAAGGAAGTAAAATTGATGTAggctttttggtttgttttgcagGAAGACAAGGAAGCTGGGTTCGCGTGGCAGATCCTCACACAGGAACCACAAGGGCATGTACATTTCTCCTCATGCTCATGAGTCATAAGAAAttaagaacagaaataaatattcattaaaagGTAACAAAACCATCTATCATTACCTCATGGAAAAAACTGGGTTATTAGGATGAGCTTTAAAACATGCATCTGTTTATTCCAACTAAGCCAAGATATTAGGAAACCTCTAGACCTGTCATTGATGTATTCTCCATTGCTGTGAATCTGATTTTCCAGTGTAAAGTTGAAGACAAAATGTGAGACCTCCTCATTGCGGAAATGTTTCACTCGGGATGCATACTCGTCTGACTGGAGATGTTTAATGACATCAGGAAACCAGACAGATAAGCCGTAGTAActgtggaaaaacagaaaaacttcAGGCACCAATTTCATTCATTCAGAAATCTGTGTGAGGTGTGAATGAGCAGCTCCCTTGGACACTTATGTGACTGAGCTGTTGCTCCATCAGAATAAAACCCTCCATAATATAGAATTATTGAAATATGCTGAAACCAGAAGATGTCAGTTTTTCAAAGAAGGTATTCCTGATGAGTCAGGTTTGTAACTAAGAACAGACTAACTAACAAACATAGCATTTTGTGGAAAGATCCTGAGTAAAACAGATTACCATAGTGTCAGAAATTTACATGCAGATGATTTTTCTGTCTGTCAAGACTATAAAAAATGGTTTAATCTCACCCACTCTTACCCAAAAGACAGGGTGAACCACACAGCTGTAAGTTTGATCGTATTATCCTTCACTGGGTAGTTGAAGCATCTCATAAATGTCAACCAAATCTGTAAATCATTATGAAACACATTTATTTACATATCTTCAATTATTTTGAACAGTTTTCTTAAAGGCTAGAAGATATTTGATTCTTATTTGCTTGCTTGTTCAGGGCATGAGAGAAAGCAAATCAGCTCTCCGGCCACATTTACTTTAATGCAGCTCAGGATGTGATTTGCTTTCTCAGCTCAAGAACATATTCTAGTCTCATATAAGTTTTTTTTAACCAGGTTGGACTGTGTACAACAATTCAGCCTTATTCTGATCACCTCAAACTTTCTTCATCTCTAGACAACTTCATTTTACTTTCTCAAATAAACCAGGGATTTtctcagaaatgttttcttctcaCTTCCCAATAATAGACAAACTATATTCCATAATTAAACAGGGATACAATCACGATTTGATCTATTGTAACCAACCATGGTTAGAAATTGGTGCCTGCACTATATCAGGAAAATGTGGGACTACCACAGGGTCAGAGACAGTATAGCACAATGACTGAGAATGGTGTTTTCATCTCTCtaagaagaggagaggagaggagaggagaggagaggagaggagaggagaggagaggagaggagaggagaggagaggagaggagaggagaggagaggagaggagaggagaggagaggagaggagaggagaggagaggagaggagaggagaggagaggagaggagaggagaggagaggagaggagaggagaggagaggagaggagaggagaggagaggagaggagaggagaggagaggagaggagagaagagaagagaagagaagagaagagaagagaagagaagagaagagaagagaagagaagagaagagaagagaagagaagagaagagaagagaagagaagagaagagaagagaagagaagagaagagaagagaagagaagagaagagaagagaagagaagagaagagaagagaagagaagagaagagaagagaagagaagcagTCTGTTCTCAGAGGTCCCAACACCCATCATACAATGATGACTCTGACCCTGGGTCTAGTCTCATGATATAACAAGGATGTGAGCCAACCAAGCTGCAGATCCTTAAACGCTGATTTAGTAAGATGccaaataataatattttagtCTTCAAGTGCTCTATTTTTGGTCAGTAATTGCAAAAGTAGACAGTTTctggaattttttcttttccctggggaaaatgtgatttttccaAACAAAGTAATTTTGTGACAAACCTTGGTTTACAACACTTCATCATAGTTCTAGAGAGATtgaaattacagatttttaatAGTTGTGAAAAGACAGTTTtgaacttttaaaaagttaattaaTGAGGACTGTTTCAATTTTTGCTGCAAGGCTCAAAGATGCTATGTAATTTAGGTtttgcaaaaaagaaaatttacaaaaagaaaaattaacaaaaggATAAGAAGCACAGTCCCAGCAAGCTTGTATTAAAATCTGAAATAGctctaaaacatttttctagtaaaacattttaaatacctAAAAAATACATGCAGATACAATGCCTTATAAAGGCATTAATGTACACAATTTATTAGTGAATTTATCATTTTTAACTAATGTGGCTGGCTCATGTTCCTCCTGATAATTTTTCATCTCCTCATGTGTCACCACCTTCCATACATATATATTGATCCACATTGTTAATACATAgttattttgtgctgtttatgAATATCATCATGCATTCATTAGCCATCACTTCTGTGAGGACCAATGCAGCATTTACCTCCTCTGAAGCTGGGATAAAGCTCTATGATTcacctgcatttttttctgggtCAGGAAACCAAAACCTTACACTGGTTCCTGATTCCCTCAGTTGTATGGAAAATATATTATTGCAGCTATCAACAGCAGGAGCTCAGCAAATCCATCTCATTTCTGAAAGTTAGTTAAAGAGGAAGAAGGTAATTACAGAATGAAGAGAGATGTTGTTACTTACACCATACAGCTCTGTGCGGATTCTTACAAAACACCTCCTGTACCAAGTTCCAGTATCACTCTCAATTTCTACGAGCTCATCTATCTGCTTTGGTGTTTTGATCCTGGTAACCTAGAAATAAaaacagtgtttaaaaaaaatgtaattaaaaaaaatgtttgaagtTTCTGGAATCATGAACTGCCTATGGAGGATTATTGGTGGGGTTTATTACACTCCATCTACTAAAAATGAGCACATACTCAACCTGGGTCTACACTAGACAT includes:
- the SV2C gene encoding synaptic vesicle glycoprotein 2C isoform X2; its protein translation is MIGGAMPTVFSYFSEVLAREKRGEHLSWLCMFWMIGGIYASAMAWAIIPHYGWSFSMGSAYQFHSWRVFVIVCALPCVSSVVALTFMPESPRFLLEVGKHDEAWMILKQIHDTNMRARGQPEKVFTVTRIKTPKQIDELVEIESDTGTWYRRCFVRIRTELYGIWLTFMRCFNYPVKDNTIKLTAVWFTLSFGYYGLSVWFPDVIKHLQSDEYASRVKHFRNEEVSHFVFNFTLENQIHSNGEYINDRFIMMKFKSVTFEDSLFKNCVFEDITSLNTYFRNCTFVNTTFYNTDLEQYKFVDSELINCTFFHIRTGCQISFDDDYSAYWIYFVNFLGTLAVLPGNIVSALLMDRIGRLTMLGGSMVLSGISCFFLWFGTSESMMIGMLCLYNGLTISAWNSLDVITVELYPTDRRATGFGFLNALCKAAAVLGNLIFGSLVGITKAIPILLASTVLVCGGLVGLRLPDTRTQVLM